In a genomic window of Sarcophilus harrisii chromosome 4, mSarHar1.11, whole genome shotgun sequence:
- the DAXX gene encoding death domain-associated protein 6 isoform X6 produces MAVANSIIVLDDDEEDEAAAQPGPSSPAPNRVQPLAAASDSLQSSGEGSSSSGGSKKCYQLENEKLFEEFLDLCKKQTGEHPEVVPFLCNRRQRARPTFLASAELRNVLSRVLSRAQSRPTKLYVYINELCTLLKAHSIKRKVPLTPASTSTEPPGDAPPANPSSNSAPTEETTPGSSRPRGSRRQIQRLEQLLALYVGEIKRLQEKELDLSELDDPDSAYLQEGRLKRKLLGLFGRLCELKACSSLTGRVTEQRIPYRGTRYPEVNRRVERLINRPGPDTFPDYGDVLRAVEKAATRHGLCLPRRQLQLLAQDAFRDVGTKLQERRHLDLVYNFGCHLTDDYRPGIDPALSDPVLARRLRENRTLALSRLDEVISKYAMMQDESEEGERQRRRARLSQGNSPHNEDLPTASTDLGEGPSGKKSTSCPTVSKIDTDEDEDEEEEEEEEEEEEEEEDDEDEDEELTDSEEEMEERQEGLREEDEPGKNYVASQSPSQRTTEQELEPEQGSNSSSSSVEEDEAGMSGSYSLPQRKKPVPSCLENEDNREQLLSEELSQDVESPASQLFELMIEALPLDTVPSPEDRDLPSPKKCPVLPLPNSLLENGAATVTSTSFNGGVSPNTLRVPSPPLKKSRKEDMAETELIGCSCIEVQAADERENGKRCHFPSAPFPLVSSLLPVADSSTRADSPSHGLVTSSRCSPPPSRLPRPQATRPAVRKMSVATQCDPEEIIILSDSD; encoded by the exons TTTCTTGATCTATGTAAGAAGCAAACTGGAGAACACCCTGAGGTCGTCCCATTCCTCTGTAATCGAAGACAACGTGCTCGCCCTACATTCCTGGCCTCAGCTGAGCTCCGAAATGTGCTCTCTAGAGTCCTTTCCCGTGCCCAATCTCGGCCTACCAAGCTCTATGTCTACATTAACGAGCTTTGTACACTACTTAAAGCCCATTCAATCAAGAGGAAGGTGCCCCTGACCCCTGCTTCCACATCCACTGAGCCCCCTGGGGATGCTCCCCCTGCTAATCCTTCCTCTAACTCTGCCCCTACTGAAGAAACTACTCCTGGTTCCTCTCGACCCAGAGGTTCAAGGAGGCAGATCCAGCGCTTAGAGCAACTGCTGGCATTGTATGTGGGAGAGATAAAACGACTACAGGAAAAGGAGCTGGATCTATCTGAGTTAGATGACCCGGACTCCGCATATTTGCAGGAAGGGCGGCTGAAACGTAAGCTACTAGGACTCTTTGGGCGTCTATGTGAGTTAAAAGCATGTAGCTCACTGACAGGCCGTGTGACTGAGCAAAGGATACCCTACCGGGGCACTCGATACCCAGAGGTCAATCGCCGTGTAGAGCGTCTCATCAATAGACCTGGCCCAGACACTTTTCCTGACTATGGGGATGTCCTTCGGGCTGTGGAAAAGGCAGCCACCAGACATGGCCTCTGCCTCCCAAGGCGACAGCTTCAGCTCCTTGCTCAGGATGCCTTTCGAGATGTTGGCACCAAGTTACAGGAGCGGCGTCATCTTGATCTTGTCTACAACTTTGGCTGTCACCTCACAGATGACTATAGGCCAG GCATTGACCCTGCATTGTCAGATCCTGTCCTGGCCCGAAGGCTTCGAGAGAATAGAACCTTGGCGCTCAGTAGGCTGGATGAAGTGATCTCCAAATATGCAATGATGCAAGATGAGAGTGAGGAGGGtgagagacaaagaagaagagCCCGGCTTTCCCAAGGAAATTCTCCTCACAATGAAGACCTTCCAACAGCATCCACAGACTTGGGAGAG GGCCCTAGTGGGAAAAAGTCCACATCCTGCCCCACTGTCTCCAAAATTGATAcagatgaggatgaggatgaagaggaggaggaggaggaagaggaagaggaagaagaggaagaagatgatgaagatgaagatgaggaaCTCACAGAttcagaggaagagatggaagagaggCAGGAGGGCCTAAGGGAGGAAGATGAGCCAG GTAAGAATTATGTAGCTTCTCAGTCTCCATCTCAAAGGACTACTGAGCAAGAGCTGGAGCCTGAACAGGGGAGCAATAGTAGCAGCTCTTCAGTGGAAGAAGATGAAGCAGGAATGTCAGGGTCATACTCCCTACCTCAAAGGAAAAAACCTGTTCCCAGTTGCCTTGAAAATGAAGACAACAGGGAACAGCTCCTATCAGAAGAGTTGTCCCAGGATGTTGAAAGCCCAGCCTCCCAACTATTTGAATTGATGATTGAAGCCTTACCCTTGGACACAGTCCCCTCTCCTGAGGACAGGGATCTCCCTTCTCCCAAGAAGTGCCCAGTACTTCCCCTCCCCAACAGCCTCCTGGAGAATGGGGCAGCCACTGTTACCTCTACTTCCTTCAATGGTGGAGTGTCTCCTAACACCTTGAGGGTTCCTAGTCCCCCTCTCAAGAAGTCTCGGAAGGAAGACATGGCAGAAACAGAACTAATTGGGTGCAG CTGCATTGAGGTGCAAGCTGCAGATGAAAGAGAGAACGGGAAGAGGTGTCATTTCCCCAGTGCCCCCTTCCCTTTGGTTTCTTCCCTGCTTCCAGTTGCTGACTCTTCTACACGAGCAGATTCGCCCAGCCATGGCTTGGTCACCAGTTCTAGGTGTAGTCCTCCACCATCCAGGCTTCCTAGACCACAAGCTACCAGGCCTGCAGTCCGCAAG aTGAGTGTGGCAACACAATGTGATCCCGAAGAGATCATCATCCTCTCAGACTCTGACTAG
- the ZBTB22 gene encoding zinc finger and BTB domain-containing protein 22, translating to MFFLAMEPTPLSPQGASLSQPMSLAPPPLPLPAAAVVHVSFPEVTSALLESLNQQRLQGQLCDVSIRVQGREFRAHRAVLAASSPYFHDQVLLKGMTSISLPSVMDPGAFETVLASAYTGRLSMAAADIVNFLTVGSVLQMWHIVDKCTELLREGRASAAAATTMATTAAIASGAGAPTGGAGAGPTTTATGSGRPHSSSRASENQSPSSSNYFSPRDSADFASSSHDAYSTSSMGGGERRSGGGPLFPTSVVGSRGGPSGKLLLEADELSDDGVDGVGMVVPGAGLQRPTYVPPSIVPQKHWVYVKRGGGYSTSAPLTSQDPDLDEEDEEEDLVLTCEDDEDEELGGASGGPPGRSSDPGLSITDVRTLTGPPDKGEEQVNFCESSEDFSPYESGTAGPGLDDPGGPTPSFVSHQPRPLLPLDMQGNQILVFPSSSQASTQLPGNQDEHGAVPLGRTGGGNLGVSGSSGGGSGGSGGGDGNKIFLCHCGKAFSHKSMRDRHVNMHLNLRPFDCPVCNKKFKMKHHLTEHMKTHTGLKPYECSVCAKKFMWRDSFMRHRGHCERRHRLGGGGPTGIMGLPKREPPGGGSGDEVGESNRRIWSPPGAHKVEIGFNGSGGGH from the coding sequence ATGTTCTTTCTTGCAATGGAGCCAACCCCTCTTTCTCCCCAGGGGGCCTCTCTGTCCCAGCCTATGTCGCTGGCACCACCCCCACTGCCACTACCAGCAGCTGCTGTGGTACATGTGTCCTTCCCTGAAGTGACCAGTGCACTGCTAGAGTCCCTTAACCAGCAGCGGCTACAAGGGCAGCTTTGTGATGTGTCGATCCGAGTGCAGGGCCGTGAATTCCGGGCTCACCGGGCTGTTTTGGCTGCCTCTTCCCCTTATTTCCATGATCAAGTCTTGCTCAAGGGCATGACTTCAATCTCACTGCCCAGCGTCATGGACCCTGGAGCCTTTGAAACTGTTCTAGCCTCTGCCTATACAGGCCGGCTTAGCATGGCTGCCGCAGACATTGTCAACTTTCTCACTGTTGGCTCCGTGCTCCAGATGTGGCATATTGTGGACAAGTGCACAGAGCTCCTTCGAGAAGGCCGGGCCTCTGCCGCCGCTGCCACCACCATGGCCACTACAGCAGCCATTGCCTCTGGGGCAGGAGCCCCAACAGGAGGTGCAGGAGCAGGACCAACTACCACAGCAACAGGCTCTGGCCGCCCTCATTCGTCCAGTAGAGCTAGCGAGAATCAGTCCCCTAGCAGCAGCAACTACTTCAGCCCCCGAGACTCTGCTGATTTCGCATCTTCCTCTCATGATGCATATTCAACTTCTTCtatggggggaggagaaagacgAAGTGGAGGAGGCCCTCTGTTCCCTACTTCGGTGGTGGGCAGCAGGGGTGGCCCTTCTGGAAAGCTATTGCTAGAGGCAGATGAGCTGAGTGATGACGGAGTGGATGGAGTTGGGATGGTAGTTCCTGGGGCTGGGCTACAGCGGCCTACCTATGTGCCCCCTAGCATTGTGCCTCAGAAACACTGGGTATATGTTAAACGTGGGGGAGGCTACTCTACTTCAGCTCCTCTTACCTCTCAAGACCCAGACTTGGAtgaagaggatgaggaggaagattTGGTACTGACATGtgaggatgatgaggatgaggagCTAGGTGGAGCTTCAGGGGGCCCACCAGGTAGGAGTTCTGACCCTGGCCTAAGTATTACCGATGTACGGACACTGACTGGTCCCCCAGACAAAGGTGAGGAACAAGTGAATTTTTGTGAATCATCTGAAGACTTCAGCCCTTATGAATCTGGGACAGCTGGGCCAGGGCTGGATGACCCTGGAGGACCAACTCCTTCCTTTGTCTCCCACCAACCCCGTCCTTTGTTGCCCCTGGACATGCAGGGCAATCAAATCTTagtttttccctcctcttctcagGCTTCCACTCAGCTCCCTGGAAACCAAGATGAACACGGAGCAGTGCCCTTGGGAAGGACTGGAGGGGGCAACTTGGGAGTGTCTGGAAGTAGTGGGGGTGGTTCTGGGGGAAGTGGTGGTGGGGATGGGAACAAGATCTTCCTTTGTCACTGTGGGAAAGCTTTTTCACACAAGAGCATGCGTGATCGGCATGTTAATATGCATCTGAATCTTCGCCCCTTTGACTGTCCAGTGTGTAACAAAAAATTCAAGATGAAACACCATCTGACAGAGCACATGAAAACTCACACAGGCCTCAAACCTTATGAGTGCAGTGTGTGCGCGAAGAAATTCATGTGGAGGGACAGCTTCATGCGACACCGAGGACATTGTGAACGGAGACATCGCTTGGGTGGAGGGGGACCCACAGGAATTATGGGGCTGCCCAAGAGAGAGCCTCCCGGGGGTGGCAGTGGAGACGAAGTAGGAGAGTCCAACAGGAGAATCTGGTCCCCGCCAGGAGCACACAAAGTAGAGATAGGTTTCAATGGCAGTGGAGGTGGACATTAA
- the TAPBP gene encoding tapasin: MFLAKGGDSRYLPFKGKVKLKGEPLNGCSSCWRGLGRGTMKPLYLLLTVGILAVRRCTARLGPSELECWFVEEQGGGRGMLQGVTKRPAVLLLRQGTGEPPPRPDLDSSLYLKVHDPAGSLGDSLKGSVAPSCELNRYVPSPATSDWAAVLTPEPYSPRSLDGTWLVVSLSSPQVCLSSLLQLSQSQSATSSVTIATAVLTVLSHSPVVLVGPGENATLDLSFTYSSPHSSGASSSLGPPPFGLEWRRQHRGTGQLLLAVTPGLGGQALGSPEGAVAFATWDEKGVASPWSGNGTLLLPDVKPHQEGTYLATVHLPHLQTQVALKLKIQKPPKVSLTPSPMVWAYPGQAPPELLCLISHFYPLEELQVSWEFQNGTGGGRREAGGQAWRSSYRYHPDGTISVSAHLRPPPVTVEQHGSRYICVVHHSSLQSKGLSAQVSLEVAGISGPSLEDGVGLFLSAFLLLGLLKGMEWIMSFRSPSPDTKEKKSY, encoded by the exons ATGTTTCTTGCTAAAGGAGGGGATTCCCGGTACTTGCCTTTTAAGGGGAAAGTGAAACTGAAAGGAGAACCTCTCAACGGCTGCAGTAGCTGTTGGAGAGGCTTGGGGAGAGGAACTATGAAGCCACTGTACCTGCTCCTAACCGTAG GCATACTAGCAGTCAGACGGTGCACTGCTCGCCTAGGGCCCTCAGAGTTGGAGTGCTGGTTTGTAGAAGAGCAGGGTGGTGGTAGGGGCATGCTTCAGGGAGTGACCAAACGACCCGCTGTGCTGCTGCTGAGACAGGGGACTGGGGAGCCACCACCAAGGCCTGATCTTGACTCTTCCCTCTACCTGAAAGTGCATG ATCCTGCTGGCTCTCTTGGGGACTCCCTGAAGGGATCAGTAGCCCCAAGCTGTGAGCTGAATCGATATGTCCCAAGCCCTGCAACTTCAGACTGGGCCGCTGTCCTAACCCCTGAGCCTTACTCTCCTCGATCCTTGGATGGGACTTGGCTGGTGGTTAGCCTCTCTAGCCCCCAAGTATGCCTTTCCAGCCTCTTGCAGCTGTCTCAGTCCCAGTCTGCCACCTCCTCGGTTACCATAGCAACAG CTGTGCTGACagttctctctcactctcctgtTGTCCTGGTGGGACCCGGTGAGAATGCCACTTTGGACCTGAGTTTTACTTACTCATCTCCCCACTCCAGTGGGGCCTCCTCTTCCCTGGGTCCCCCTCCCTTTGGGCTGGAGTGGCGGCGACAGCATCGGGGGACTGGACAGCTGCTCCTGGCCGTGACTCCAGGACTGGGTGGCCAGGCACTAGGATCTCCAGAAGGGGCAGTGGCATTTGCCACTTGGGATGAGAAAGGAGTGGCGAGCCCATGGAGTGGGAACGGGACCCTGCTGCTGCCCGATGTGAAACCTCACCAGGAGGGTACTTACCTGGCTACTGTCCACCTTCCTCACCTGCAGACCCAAGTAGCTCTGAAGCTGAAAATACAAA AGCCCCCCAAAGTGAGCCTAACCCCATCTCCTATGGTTTGGGCATATCCAGGGCAAGCTCCTCCAGAGCTCCTCTGCCTCATTTCCCATTTCTACCCCCTGGAAGAGCTACAAGTGTCCTGGGAGTTTCAGAATGGTACAGGAGGAGGGAGACGGGAAGCAGGTGGCCAAGCCTGGCGCTCTAGTTACCGATATCACCCTGATGGCACTATCAGTGTGTCAGCACACCTTCGCCCACCCCCAGTCACGGTGGAACAGCATGGCTCTCGTTATATCTGTGTAGTTCACCACTCCAGCCTTCAATCCAAAGGACTCAGTGCCCAAGTGTCTCTAGAAGTGGCAG GAATTTCTGGGCCTTCCTTGGAAGATGGAGTAGGGTTGTTCCTTTCAGCATTTCTCCTTCTTGGACTCCTCAAAGGAATGGAGTGGATCA tgAGCTTCCGGTCTCCTTCCCCAGATACAAAGGAAAAG AAATCCTATTGA